The Drosophila nasuta strain 15112-1781.00 chromosome 2L, ASM2355853v1, whole genome shotgun sequence genome window below encodes:
- the LOC132791929 gene encoding heterogeneous nuclear ribonucleoprotein A3 homolog 2 — protein sequence MDYGNSGGAEFNWNYSMGGNGGSGQGMPIYPQMGQMGQMGQGQGFDGGQQWLHSNQANQGQSYQSAMPQGQASPSPFDDYNQSMMRYTNLPKTEGGSMGQQQQHGGQAMGMNAMGNSYGGYPGGMSRNGLGNPGAGMGQGTNNGYGGNWQ from the exons ATGGACTATGGTAATTCAGGTGGTGCAGAATTCAACTGGAACTACAGCATGGGAGGGAATGGAGGAAGCGGCCAAGGCATGCCCATCTATCCCCAG ATGGGACAAATGGGGCAGATGGGTCAAGGACAGGGTTTCGATGGAGGACAACAGTGGTTGCACTCAAACCAGGCGAATCAGGGACAGAGCTATCAATCGGCAATGCCTCAAGGTCAGGCCTCGCCCAGTCCCTTCGATGATTACAACCAGTCAATGATGCGGTATACGAATCTCCCCAAGACAGAGGG TGGCTCCAtgggccagcagcagcagcacggaGGCCAGGCGATGGGTATGAACGCCATGGGCAATAGCTATGGAGGCTATCCCGGCGGCATGTCTCGCAATG GTCTTGGAAATCCTGGCGCTGGCATGGGGCAAGGTACCAACAACGGCTACGGTGGAAACTGGCAGTAA
- the LOC132783416 gene encoding uncharacterized protein LOC132783416, protein MICRSGSWLWINELLFQIYVARHAACSMFHVSRASSCAPCVEFSQLSGGCSSYETISLCSKNHRHLSRTSSGLLLVQLVPQNVPHTLSHLVPLMQVTSPAITSVRYAEE, encoded by the exons ATGATCTGTCGCTCTGGATCATGGTTGTGGATTAATG aactcttgtttcaaatttatgtCGCCCGCCATGCGGCATGCTCCATGTTCCATGTTTCACGCGCCTCGAGCTGCGCGCCGTGCGTCGAGTTCAGTCAACTGTCTGGTGGTTGCTCCAGTTATGAGACCATTTCGTTGTGCTCCAAAAATCATCGGCACCTCTCTCGCACCTCCTCCGGCCTTCTGTTGGTTCAGTTGGTTCCGCAAAACGTGCCTCACACCTTGTCTCACCTCGTCCCATTAATGCAAGTCACGTCCCCGGCAATTACATCCGTCAGATATGCAGAGGAATAG